The genomic region TCCATCCTGACCCTGTTCCCGGGGCTGCTGGTGGTGGCGGCGGTGCTGGCCACCTCGCACACCACCGAGGCCTTCGTGCGCGAGATCGCGTACGCGGTGGGACGCATCCTGCCTCCGGGCACGCACTCCGGCGCCATGGCTTACTTCGAGGGCCACCAGCAGCGCCCGGTGCGCATCCTCATCTCCGCCAGCATGATCACGGTGCTGGCCGCCTCCGGCATCATGATCTCGTGGATGGAGGGCTTCCGCAAAGCCTACGAACTGCCCAAGGCCTGGGGCTTCTGGAAGGAGCGCGGCATCGCCTTCCTGCTGGTGCTGCTCTCCATCGTGCCCATGACCGCGGCCACCATCATGGTGGCCTTCGGCAACCAGATCGAGACCTGGATGGTGCTGCACGCCATCCGCACCTTCGGCGACGTGCGCTTCCTCATCCTGCTGTTCTGGTCGACGGTGCGCTGGGCCATCGCCACCCTGACCAGCATCGCGGTGATGACCATCGTCTACCACGCGGGCGTGCCCCGCACCCAGCCCTGGCACCGGGTGCTGGGCGGGGCCACCCTGGCCACCGTGCTGTGGCTGCTGGCCACCTTCGGCTTCGGTTTCTACGTGCGCCGCTTCGCCACCTACAACCTGATCTACGGCTCGCTGGGCGCCGCCATCGCCCTGCTGGTGTGGATGTACATCACCTCCATCATCGTGCTGGTGGGAGCGGAGTTCAACGCCCTGTGCTATCCGCGGGCGCAGAAGCTGGCCGTCCGCGCGCCGGCGGAGGCGGCTTCCTCCCGGTGAGCGCCCCATGACCCAGCAGGACATCCGCGAGGACGAGGCCGCGTCGCGCTGGCAGCGTCGCGCCAAGATCGTGTGCACCATGGGTCCCGCCTGCGCCCCGGAGGGCGTGCTGCGCGACCTGCTGCGCCTGGGCATGGACGTGGCCCGCCTGAACTTCTCCCACGGCACCCCTCGCGGGCACGGCGCGCTCATCCGGCGGCTGCGCCGCCTGGCAAGGGAAGAGCAGCGCACGCTCTGCATCCTGCAGGACCTGCAGGGACCGAAGATCCGCACCGGGCGGCTGCAGCAGGGCAAGCCGGTGCTGCTCAAGACCGGGGCCACGCTCACCATCACCCCGCGCGGCGTGCCCGGCACGGCTCGCCTGCTCTCCACTACCTTTCCCACCCTGGCCCGGGAGGTGCAGCCGGGGGCGCGCATCCTGCTCTCCGACGGCCTGATCGAATTGCGCGTCCAGCGGGTGCGCGGCGCCGAGGTGGAATGCCAGGTGGTGAACGGCGGGCTGCTGGGCGAGCACA from Terriglobales bacterium harbors:
- a CDS encoding YihY/virulence factor BrkB family protein, with protein sequence MLRFLKLLQASVWRTFQHDGFMLAKAAAYSSILTLFPGLLVVAAVLATSHTTEAFVREIAYAVGRILPPGTHSGAMAYFEGHQQRPVRILISASMITVLAASGIMISWMEGFRKAYELPKAWGFWKERGIAFLLVLLSIVPMTAATIMVAFGNQIETWMVLHAIRTFGDVRFLILLFWSTVRWAIATLTSIAVMTIVYHAGVPRTQPWHRVLGGATLATVLWLLATFGFGFYVRRFATYNLIYGSLGAAIALLVWMYITSIIVLVGAEFNALCYPRAQKLAVRAPAEAASSR